The following are encoded in a window of Paraburkholderia hospita genomic DNA:
- a CDS encoding DUF748 domain-containing protein, giving the protein MASPTKASLASSFQTVREVAQGRRARRIVLIVFVVLVLFGLLGFFAAPPLIRHIAEQQLSEQLDRPASIGRISLNPYTLNFEADRVHIGDRGGKGDFVDIERLIVRTSWSSIFRLAPIVDEVHLDSPRITIVRYDAQRFSFSDLIEKFSKQPSKPDSKPAQFSISNIRIENGKITFDDRLLGVTHVVDEWRLGIPFIATLPSKTDIFVEPLLRARIDGSPIAIDGRTKPFAASRESEVSLRFDGLDVPKLLSYSPAKLPVTVQAGKLSSDLKVSFLMTGDAPTLRITGTTDLADIDVLDEHKAPFFAARSLHVAAQTLEPLKSVYRFDDIRLDAPTVHLARDKSGVLSVQRTFAPAPAAAASAPAAAASGASGAEAAAAKAAPPVDLQIKQFELSNGTVEVQDAAASRPVSAGLNNFAVTLADFSTLGKTPARYTLKTNVKNQPQSALAVSGNLSLAAKTADAKIDVKSAQLPVLQPYLDTVTAAKVLDGTLSVQSNLTANWSKEPVDLQIGQSQIDLQSLKLATGNAKQPVISIADGKAGIKRVDLAARKAELDSVDVTGLSVDAQRLKDGTIDLAALAGPPQEQVRERTVIHAAKKATEEGPAWHYSIGELNLKDGAATFTDNTTTRPVKLAVKPLQLKVQKISDDLSRALPVELQATVNGKGTLGVKGDVTATPLKLAMKIDANRLDAAALEPYFGSKLNATIASALLNASGDVTLAQGDKSKGMSATYRGDAAIVDVRMIDKATSDPFAGWRSLALTGIKANYDEHGTDVDAAKVTFANFYGRVLLDAQGKLNLKDVVAHETGAPQSLTRDQSAKGKEPIPLGAPAASEAQAAVPASAASGANTSVTAATPPQSPVRLHFGQLVLQNGRVTYTDNFIKPNYTANLVAIQGTVGAFGTDSKQSAPVDVSAKLAANGPITIRGSVNPLIVKPALDLTATAHGIELTNLTPYSAKYAGYPITKGKLNVDLHYQLVNDQLTANNHIFIDQLTFGDHVDNDTATKLPVKLAISLLKNSRGEIDVDIPVSGSLSNPEFSIGGLIWHAVLNLLQKAVTAPFSLLAHAFGGGSGEELGYVEFDPGSFALSDASQKKLDMIVKALSDKPSIRLDIIGRVDPAVDQPALRTAYVDRLVRQQKLKDVVGNGESVDPMTIKVDANEYDKYLTKAYKDSDFKKPRNIVGLTKTLPDDEMKTALAEHAPVTDASLRDLAQRRAQAVQQYFEGKIDNSRVFIVAPKLDASGIDDKGATTRVDFGLK; this is encoded by the coding sequence ATGGCAAGCCCGACCAAAGCATCACTCGCTTCATCCTTTCAGACCGTCCGCGAAGTCGCGCAAGGCCGGCGCGCAAGACGCATCGTTCTCATCGTATTCGTCGTGCTGGTCCTGTTCGGACTGCTCGGCTTTTTCGCCGCGCCGCCGCTGATCCGGCATATCGCCGAACAGCAGTTGAGTGAGCAACTGGACCGGCCGGCCAGCATCGGCCGCATCTCGCTCAATCCGTACACGCTCAATTTCGAAGCGGACCGCGTGCATATCGGCGACCGTGGCGGCAAGGGCGATTTCGTCGATATCGAACGGCTGATCGTGCGGACGTCGTGGAGTTCGATTTTCCGGCTCGCGCCCATTGTCGATGAAGTGCATCTCGATTCGCCGCGCATCACGATCGTCCGCTACGACGCGCAGCGCTTCAGCTTCAGCGACCTGATCGAGAAGTTCTCGAAGCAGCCGTCCAAGCCCGACAGCAAGCCGGCGCAGTTCTCGATCTCCAATATCCGAATCGAAAACGGCAAGATCACGTTCGACGACCGGCTGCTCGGCGTCACGCATGTCGTCGATGAATGGCGCCTGGGTATCCCGTTCATCGCCACCTTGCCGTCGAAGACCGACATCTTCGTCGAGCCGCTGCTGCGAGCGCGTATCGACGGCAGTCCGATTGCCATCGACGGACGCACGAAGCCGTTCGCGGCGTCGCGCGAATCGGAAGTGTCGCTGCGCTTCGACGGGCTCGACGTGCCGAAGCTGCTGTCGTATTCGCCCGCGAAGCTGCCCGTCACGGTGCAGGCGGGCAAGCTGTCGAGCGACCTGAAAGTGAGCTTCCTGATGACGGGCGACGCGCCCACGCTGCGCATCACGGGCACGACGGATCTCGCCGACATCGACGTGCTCGACGAGCACAAGGCGCCGTTCTTCGCCGCGCGCTCGCTGCATGTGGCCGCGCAGACGCTGGAGCCGCTGAAGAGCGTCTATCGTTTCGACGACATCCGCCTCGACGCGCCGACCGTGCATCTCGCGCGCGACAAGAGCGGTGTGCTGAGCGTGCAGCGTACGTTCGCGCCCGCACCTGCTGCGGCGGCAAGCGCGCCCGCGGCGGCTGCGTCCGGCGCGAGCGGCGCCGAGGCTGCAGCAGCGAAGGCCGCGCCGCCGGTCGATCTGCAGATCAAGCAATTCGAGCTGTCGAACGGCACCGTCGAAGTACAGGACGCGGCGGCGTCGCGGCCCGTATCGGCAGGGCTGAACAATTTCGCGGTGACGCTTGCGGATTTCTCGACGCTCGGCAAGACGCCCGCCCGCTACACCCTCAAGACCAACGTCAAGAACCAGCCGCAGAGCGCGCTCGCCGTGTCGGGCAACCTGTCGCTCGCCGCGAAGACGGCCGACGCGAAGATCGACGTGAAGTCGGCGCAACTGCCCGTCTTGCAGCCGTATCTCGACACCGTGACGGCGGCGAAGGTGCTCGACGGCACGTTGAGCGTGCAGTCGAACCTGACGGCGAACTGGTCGAAGGAACCCGTCGATTTGCAGATCGGCCAAAGCCAGATCGATCTGCAATCGCTGAAGCTCGCGACAGGGAACGCAAAGCAGCCGGTCATTTCGATCGCGGACGGCAAGGCGGGCATCAAGCGCGTCGATCTGGCCGCGCGCAAGGCGGAACTCGATTCGGTCGACGTGACGGGCCTGTCCGTCGACGCGCAGCGCCTCAAAGACGGCACGATCGATCTGGCCGCGCTGGCTGGCCCGCCGCAGGAGCAGGTGCGCGAGCGCACCGTGATCCACGCGGCGAAGAAGGCGACGGAGGAAGGGCCGGCATGGCATTACAGCATCGGCGAGCTGAATCTGAAGGACGGCGCGGCAACGTTCACCGACAACACGACCACGCGTCCCGTGAAGCTCGCCGTGAAGCCGCTGCAACTGAAAGTGCAGAAGATCAGCGACGACCTGAGCCGCGCGCTGCCCGTCGAGCTGCAGGCCACCGTCAACGGCAAGGGCACGCTCGGCGTGAAGGGCGACGTGACGGCGACGCCGCTCAAGCTCGCGATGAAGATCGACGCCAACCGGCTGGACGCCGCGGCGCTCGAGCCGTACTTCGGCAGCAAGCTGAACGCGACGATCGCGAGCGCGCTGCTCAATGCAAGCGGCGATGTGACGCTCGCGCAGGGCGACAAGTCGAAGGGCATGAGCGCGACGTATCGCGGCGACGCGGCGATCGTCGACGTGCGGATGATCGACAAGGCGACCTCGGACCCGTTTGCCGGTTGGCGCTCGCTGGCGCTGACGGGCATCAAGGCCAATTACGACGAGCACGGCACGGACGTCGATGCCGCCAAGGTCACGTTCGCGAACTTCTACGGCCGCGTGTTGCTCGACGCGCAAGGCAAGCTGAATCTGAAGGACGTGGTCGCGCACGAAACGGGCGCGCCGCAGTCGCTCACGCGCGACCAGAGCGCCAAGGGCAAAGAGCCGATTCCGCTCGGCGCGCCCGCCGCTTCCGAAGCACAGGCTGCCGTGCCGGCTTCCGCCGCGTCCGGCGCGAACACGTCGGTGACGGCGGCCACGCCGCCGCAAAGTCCGGTGCGTCTGCACTTCGGCCAGCTCGTGCTGCAGAACGGACGCGTCACTTACACCGACAACTTCATCAAGCCGAACTACACGGCTAACCTGGTCGCGATCCAGGGCACGGTCGGCGCATTCGGCACGGACTCGAAGCAGTCGGCGCCCGTCGACGTGTCCGCGAAGCTCGCCGCCAACGGCCCGATTACGATCCGCGGCTCGGTGAATCCGCTGATCGTCAAGCCGGCGCTCGATCTGACGGCAACGGCGCACGGCATCGAGCTGACCAACCTGACGCCGTACTCGGCGAAGTACGCGGGCTATCCGATCACGAAGGGCAAGCTGAACGTCGATCTGCACTATCAGTTGGTAAATGACCAGCTGACGGCGAACAACCACATCTTCATCGATCAGCTCACGTTCGGCGATCACGTCGATAACGACACGGCGACGAAGCTGCCCGTGAAGCTTGCCATTTCTCTGCTGAAGAATTCGCGCGGTGAGATCGACGTGGATATTCCCGTGTCGGGCTCGTTGTCGAATCCGGAATTCAGCATCGGCGGGCTGATCTGGCACGCGGTGCTGAATCTGCTGCAGAAGGCCGTCACGGCGCCGTTCTCGCTGCTCGCGCATGCGTTCGGCGGCGGCAGCGGCGAGGAACTCGGCTACGTCGAGTTCGATCCGGGCTCCTTCGCGCTGTCCGACGCATCGCAGAAGAAGCTCGACATGATCGTGAAGGCCCTCTCGGACAAGCCGTCGATCCGCCTCGACATCATCGGCCGCGTCGATCCCGCCGTCGATCAGCCGGCGCTGCGCACGGCCTATGTCGATCGGCTCGTGCGTCAGCAGAAGCTCAAGGACGTCGTGGGCAACGGCGAAAGCGTCGATCCGATGACGATCAAGGTCGACGCCAACGAATACGACAAGTATCTGACCAAGGCCTACAAGGATTCGGACTTCAAGAAGCCACGCAACATCGTCGGCCTGACGAAGACGCTGCCCGACGACGAGATGAAGACCGCGCTCGCCGAGCATGCGCCCGTCACGGACGCCAGCCTGCGCGATCTCGCGCAGCGGCGCGCGCAGGCGGTGCAGCAGTACTTCGAAGGCAAGATCGACAACAGCCGCGTTTTCATCGTGGCGCCGAAGCTCGATGCTTCGGGTATCGACGACAAGGGCGCAACGACGCGGGTGGATTTCGGCCTGAAGTAA
- a CDS encoding DUF1254 domain-containing protein translates to MIKNRREKFPFQLACAALAGIAFLTGCASTPIVAPKPTGWIKDEVADSYVFAYPLVLMGASRDAAVGTGPGQAPVNTLRHASALPPVGAHNPPTPGIDTLDSTAWLDVGDEPVIVSLPTSAGRYIDARALDMWTNVLWSAEQQGGSRVSGIKAQTVAFAKPDWKGDLPKGVKRIDAPTRNIWLDVRIQSNGGRDLTAVRKLQRGIRVVPLSVYTGDASAASVAPRTMPADASVSGTPAEQVAALDAKGFFDRLAWLLPDNPPSPADPHALKFLADLGVKPDEAVELPKSASDAIAGGLADGRARVATPPTNMLTANGWSWFGEGVGNYGPDYALRAYASYAQPGIGTKDDEVRANVALDSDGHALNGANRYVMHFEPNQVPPVRGFWSITAYTKDGALGDSTPARASVGDKAGVRRNRDGSIDVTVSSAKPRKASNWLPAPRGDFQLVLRLYAPKPEASDGTWQPPAVVRQ, encoded by the coding sequence ATGATAAAAAATCGCCGAGAAAAGTTTCCGTTTCAACTCGCCTGCGCGGCGCTCGCGGGCATCGCATTTCTCACCGGGTGCGCGTCGACTCCTATCGTGGCGCCCAAGCCCACTGGCTGGATCAAGGACGAGGTCGCCGACTCCTATGTATTTGCCTATCCGTTAGTGCTGATGGGCGCGTCCCGCGACGCCGCCGTGGGCACGGGCCCCGGCCAGGCGCCCGTCAACACGCTGCGTCATGCGTCGGCGCTGCCGCCCGTCGGCGCGCACAATCCGCCGACGCCCGGCATCGACACGCTCGATTCGACCGCGTGGCTCGACGTCGGCGATGAACCGGTGATCGTCTCGCTGCCAACCTCGGCGGGCCGCTATATCGATGCGCGCGCGCTCGACATGTGGACCAACGTGCTCTGGTCGGCGGAACAGCAGGGTGGCTCGCGCGTGTCGGGCATCAAGGCGCAGACGGTGGCGTTCGCGAAGCCCGACTGGAAGGGCGATCTGCCTAAGGGCGTCAAGCGTATCGACGCGCCCACGCGCAATATCTGGCTCGACGTGCGCATCCAGTCAAACGGCGGACGGGATCTGACGGCCGTGCGCAAGCTGCAGCGCGGCATTCGCGTGGTGCCGCTGTCCGTCTATACGGGCGATGCATCGGCGGCGTCCGTTGCGCCGCGCACCATGCCCGCCGACGCAAGCGTTTCGGGCACGCCCGCCGAGCAGGTCGCCGCGCTCGACGCGAAAGGCTTCTTCGACCGCCTCGCGTGGCTGCTGCCCGACAACCCGCCGTCGCCCGCCGATCCGCACGCGCTCAAGTTTCTCGCCGACCTCGGCGTGAAGCCGGACGAAGCCGTTGAATTGCCCAAGTCGGCCAGCGACGCGATCGCCGGCGGTCTCGCGGACGGCCGCGCGCGCGTCGCGACGCCGCCCACCAACATGTTGACGGCCAACGGCTGGAGCTGGTTCGGCGAGGGCGTCGGCAACTACGGTCCCGACTACGCACTGCGCGCGTACGCGTCATACGCGCAGCCGGGCATCGGCACGAAGGACGACGAAGTGCGCGCCAACGTCGCGCTCGACAGCGACGGCCACGCGTTGAACGGGGCGAACCGCTACGTGATGCACTTCGAGCCGAACCAGGTGCCGCCCGTGCGCGGCTTCTGGTCGATCACCGCGTACACGAAGGACGGCGCGCTCGGCGACAGCACGCCGGCACGCGCGTCCGTCGGCGACAAGGCGGGCGTGCGGCGCAACCGCGACGGCTCGATCGACGTGACCGTGTCGTCGGCGAAACCGCGCAAGGCGTCGAACTGGCTCCCCGCGCCGCGCGGCGATTTCCAGCTCGTGCTGCGTCTCTACGCGCCGAAGCCCGAAGCCAGCGACGGCACCTGGCAGCCACCCGCCGTCGTGCGTCAATAA
- a CDS encoding heavy metal translocating P-type ATPase — MTELAPPRAADTSRPAASSELDIQGMTCASCALRVEKALAKVPGVARASVNLATEKATVDADASVTTDTLVNAIRKAGYDAQPLNDAPPPAADAQSTAELAIGGMTCAACSGRVEKALARIPGVTSASVNLATEKATVTTNGAVGVDQLIAAVTKAGYQATPLSADDATPAAAEDKDAAARAAVRRELGAVVICALLTLPLIVPMLAEPLGLHAMLPATLQLALATVVQFVFGARFYRAAWKAVRAGAGNMDLLVALGTSAAYGVSVYQMALHPGDMMHLYFEASAVVITLVRFGKWLEARAKRQTTDAIRALNALRPDRARIVVGTEEHEVPLAQVRVGMLVAVRPGERVPVDGTVLQGRTHIDESLITGESLPVPKQQDDRVTAGSINGEGAITVTTTAIGAETTLARIIRLVETAQAEKAPIQRLVDRVSEIFVPAILAIALITLVGWLIAGHGAETAILNAVAVLVIACPCALGLATPTAIMAGTGVAARHGVLIKDAQALEIAHQVRVVAFDKTGTLTVGQPSVTAFETTEGVGRSKALALAAAVQRHSEHPLAKAVLKAFEADGGGASLPASSDARAVAGRGVEADIDGETVAIGSSRWLGELGIAPSPALALRAQQLEAQGNTVSWLIGRGKTDAQIETQADTPAQALALIAFGDTLKPGARAAIERLSRMGVKSALVTGDNEGSANSVAAALGIDEVHAQVLPSDKARVVHDLKIRTSSVVAMAGDGINDAPALAAADIGIAMATGTDVAMHAAGITLMRGDPTLVADAIDISRRTWRKIQQNLFWAFVYNLIGIPLAAFGLLNPMIAGAAMAFSSVSVVTNALLLRTWRSSQ, encoded by the coding sequence ATGACCGAACTCGCACCACCCCGCGCCGCCGACACGTCCCGCCCGGCGGCATCCTCGGAACTCGACATTCAGGGCATGACGTGCGCGTCGTGCGCGCTGCGCGTCGAGAAGGCGCTCGCCAAAGTGCCGGGCGTCGCGCGGGCAAGCGTGAATCTGGCGACCGAAAAGGCAACCGTCGATGCCGACGCGTCCGTCACCACCGATACCCTCGTCAACGCCATCCGCAAAGCGGGCTACGACGCACAGCCGCTGAACGACGCGCCGCCACCCGCTGCCGACGCGCAATCGACAGCCGAACTCGCGATCGGCGGCATGACCTGCGCTGCCTGCTCCGGACGCGTCGAAAAAGCGCTCGCGAGGATTCCCGGCGTGACTTCCGCGTCCGTCAATCTCGCCACCGAAAAAGCGACCGTCACCACCAACGGCGCGGTCGGCGTCGATCAGTTGATCGCGGCCGTCACGAAAGCCGGCTATCAGGCGACGCCGCTCTCCGCCGATGACGCAACGCCCGCCGCCGCCGAAGACAAAGACGCCGCCGCGCGCGCCGCCGTGCGCCGCGAACTCGGCGCGGTCGTGATCTGCGCGCTGCTGACGCTGCCGCTCATCGTGCCGATGCTCGCGGAGCCGCTCGGCCTGCACGCGATGCTGCCCGCCACGCTGCAACTCGCGCTCGCCACCGTCGTCCAGTTCGTGTTCGGGGCGCGCTTCTACCGCGCCGCGTGGAAAGCCGTGCGCGCGGGCGCGGGCAATATGGATCTGCTGGTTGCGCTCGGTACGTCGGCGGCTTATGGCGTGAGCGTCTACCAGATGGCGCTGCACCCCGGCGACATGATGCATCTGTACTTCGAAGCGTCGGCAGTCGTGATTACGCTGGTGCGCTTCGGCAAGTGGCTCGAGGCGCGCGCCAAGCGCCAGACCACCGACGCGATCCGCGCCCTCAACGCGCTGCGTCCGGACCGGGCGCGCATTGTCGTCGGCACGGAAGAGCACGAAGTGCCGCTCGCGCAGGTGCGCGTCGGCATGCTCGTCGCGGTGCGGCCGGGCGAGCGCGTGCCCGTCGACGGCACGGTGCTGCAAGGCCGCACGCACATCGACGAATCGCTGATTACGGGCGAAAGCCTGCCCGTGCCGAAGCAGCAGGACGACCGCGTGACGGCAGGGTCGATCAACGGCGAAGGCGCGATCACAGTGACGACCACGGCGATCGGCGCCGAGACCACGCTCGCCCGCATCATCCGGCTCGTGGAGACGGCGCAGGCGGAGAAAGCGCCGATCCAGCGGCTGGTCGACCGCGTTAGCGAAATCTTCGTTCCCGCCATTCTGGCGATCGCGCTCATCACGCTGGTCGGCTGGCTAATCGCCGGACACGGCGCCGAAACGGCGATTCTCAACGCGGTCGCGGTGCTGGTAATCGCCTGCCCTTGCGCGCTCGGTCTTGCGACGCCGACCGCGATCATGGCGGGTACAGGCGTCGCCGCGCGTCACGGCGTGCTGATCAAGGACGCGCAGGCGCTCGAAATCGCGCATCAGGTTCGCGTCGTCGCGTTCGACAAGACGGGCACGCTGACGGTCGGCCAGCCGTCCGTGACGGCGTTCGAGACGACGGAAGGCGTTGGCCGTTCAAAAGCGCTGGCGCTCGCGGCGGCCGTGCAGCGGCATAGCGAGCATCCGCTCGCGAAGGCTGTCTTGAAAGCGTTCGAAGCGGACGGCGGCGGCGCGTCGCTGCCCGCCAGTAGCGACGCGCGCGCGGTCGCGGGGCGCGGCGTGGAAGCGGATATCGACGGCGAGACGGTCGCCATCGGCAGCAGCCGCTGGCTCGGCGAACTGGGCATCGCGCCGTCGCCCGCCCTCGCCCTCCGCGCCCAGCAACTCGAAGCGCAAGGCAACACGGTCTCGTGGCTGATCGGACGCGGCAAGACGGACGCGCAAATCGAAACGCAAGCCGACACACCAGCACAAGCGCTCGCGCTGATCGCTTTCGGCGACACGCTCAAGCCGGGCGCGCGCGCCGCGATCGAACGGCTGTCGCGCATGGGCGTGAAGAGCGCGCTGGTGACGGGCGACAACGAAGGCAGCGCGAACAGCGTCGCCGCCGCGCTCGGCATCGACGAGGTGCACGCGCAAGTCCTGCCGTCCGACAAGGCGCGCGTCGTGCACGACCTGAAGATCCGCACGTCGAGCGTGGTCGCGATGGCGGGCGACGGCATCAACGACGCGCCCGCGCTCGCCGCCGCCGACATCGGCATCGCGATGGCGACGGGCACCGACGTCGCGATGCACGCGGCAGGCATCACACTGATGCGCGGCGACCCGACGCTGGTCGCCGACGCGATCGACATCTCGCGCCGCACGTGGCGCAAGATCCAGCAGAACCTGTTCTGGGCGTTCGTGTACAACCTGATCGGCATTCCGCTCGCCGCGTTCGGGCTGCTGAACCCGATGATCGCGGGCGCGGCGATGGCGTTCTCGAGCGTGAGCGTCGTGACGAACGCGCTGTTACTACGAACCTGGCGTTCGTCGCAATGA
- a CDS encoding methyl-accepting chemotaxis protein, which translates to MDILSLRRASVGARLAMLSCALVAAIFAAFTFAVTRTAGTQISDQVLSRITEKDRSIAAMISLFDKALTAEVGRSMTLFASFLPPGYALDETQKIDIAGTPTPVFKAGDKVLNNDFSIPDQFLAQSGAIATIFARTGDDFVRVTTSLKKQDGSRAIGTLLDRKGPAYGPVAGNKTFTGLATLFGKRYITQYRPITDASGKVIGALFVGVDVDAQIKSVEDGIRQLKIGDTGYYFVLNASNGAERGKLMVHPAAAGQLGDESAAPYKRMIDEKEGQIEYSSADATLGETGAQDKFVSFVTVPEWNWLVGGVAKRDEVMADVIATRNRFILIGFVLVGLFAVVFLIAVRRLVSRPLDEAAKASERFASGDLSVRVSASHERRNDEIGRLMQAIDGIGEGLARIVTQVRSASADMTEGTAKIAAGSGEIASRIGTQAASLEETAASMQQITSTVQQNAGHAAQANTLVSGASEAALDGGRAVERVVSTMGEISQSSKKIADITTVIEGIAFQTNILALNAAVEAARAGEHGKGFAVVASEVRALAQRSAAAAKEIEGVIAESTATVSSGFRIAEEASTTMRSIVERVGQVQTIIGEISVASKEQSSGIEQVNTAVTQIGEVTQQNAALVSDAEQAAADLSAQADKLAEVVSVFKLGGHN; encoded by the coding sequence ATGGATATCCTTTCACTGCGCCGCGCCAGCGTGGGCGCCAGGCTCGCCATGCTCTCGTGCGCGCTGGTGGCCGCCATCTTTGCCGCCTTCACGTTCGCCGTGACCCGCACGGCCGGCACGCAGATCAGCGATCAGGTGCTGTCGCGCATCACCGAAAAAGACCGCTCGATTGCTGCGATGATCTCGCTGTTCGACAAGGCGCTCACGGCCGAAGTGGGCCGCTCGATGACGCTGTTCGCGAGTTTCCTGCCGCCCGGCTACGCGCTCGACGAGACGCAGAAGATCGACATCGCCGGCACGCCGACGCCCGTCTTCAAGGCCGGCGACAAGGTGCTGAACAACGACTTCTCGATTCCCGACCAGTTTCTCGCGCAAAGCGGCGCCATCGCGACGATCTTCGCGCGCACGGGCGACGACTTCGTGCGCGTGACGACTTCGCTGAAAAAGCAGGACGGCTCGCGCGCAATCGGCACGCTGCTCGACCGTAAGGGCCCCGCCTACGGCCCCGTCGCCGGCAACAAGACCTTCACGGGACTCGCGACGCTGTTCGGCAAACGCTATATCACGCAGTACCGCCCTATCACCGATGCCAGCGGCAAGGTAATCGGCGCGCTGTTCGTCGGCGTCGACGTGGATGCGCAGATCAAGTCAGTCGAAGACGGCATCCGTCAACTGAAGATCGGCGACACGGGCTATTACTTCGTGTTGAACGCGTCGAACGGTGCGGAGCGCGGCAAGCTGATGGTGCATCCGGCGGCAGCCGGCCAACTGGGCGACGAGAGCGCCGCGCCGTACAAGCGCATGATCGACGAAAAGGAAGGCCAGATCGAATATTCGAGCGCGGACGCGACGCTCGGCGAGACGGGGGCGCAGGACAAGTTCGTGTCGTTCGTCACGGTGCCTGAATGGAACTGGCTGGTAGGCGGCGTCGCGAAGCGCGACGAAGTGATGGCCGACGTGATCGCCACGCGCAACCGCTTCATCCTGATCGGCTTCGTGCTGGTCGGGTTGTTCGCCGTCGTGTTCCTGATCGCCGTGCGCCGGCTCGTGTCACGTCCGCTCGACGAAGCGGCGAAGGCCTCGGAGCGCTTCGCATCGGGCGATCTGAGCGTGCGCGTGTCGGCGAGCCACGAACGGCGCAACGACGAAATCGGCCGTCTGATGCAGGCCATCGACGGCATCGGTGAAGGGCTCGCGCGCATCGTCACACAGGTGCGCAGCGCGTCGGCCGACATGACGGAAGGCACCGCGAAGATCGCTGCGGGCAGCGGCGAGATCGCGTCGCGCATCGGCACGCAGGCCGCGAGTCTCGAAGAAACGGCGGCGAGCATGCAGCAGATTACGTCGACGGTGCAGCAGAACGCCGGTCATGCGGCGCAGGCGAATACGCTGGTATCGGGTGCATCGGAAGCGGCCCTCGACGGCGGCCGCGCGGTCGAGCGCGTCGTCTCGACGATGGGCGAGATCAGCCAGTCGTCGAAGAAGATTGCCGACATCACGACAGTCATCGAAGGCATCGCGTTCCAGACCAACATCCTCGCGCTCAACGCGGCCGTCGAAGCGGCGCGCGCGGGCGAGCACGGCAAGGGTTTCGCGGTGGTCGCATCGGAAGTGCGCGCGCTCGCGCAGCGCAGCGCGGCGGCGGCGAAGGAAATCGAAGGCGTGATCGCGGAATCGACGGCGACGGTATCGAGCGGCTTCCGCATTGCCGAGGAAGCGAGCACGACGATGCGCTCGATTGTCGAGCGGGTTGGCCAGGTGCAGACGATCATTGGTGAAATCAGCGTCGCTTCGAAGGAGCAGTCGAGCGGCATCGAGCAGGTGAACACGGCTGTCACGCAGATCGGCGAAGTGACGCAGCAGAACGCGGCGCTCGTTAGTGATGCCGAGCAGGCGGCCGCCGATCTGAGTGCGCAGGCCGACAAGCTGGCGGAAGTTGTTTCCGTATTCAAGCTGGGCGGCCATAACTAG
- a CDS encoding glutathione S-transferase family protein: protein MTATTLTISSRNYSSWSLRGWLLAKFSGLPFEEIVMPVDDPAARAELLLLSPSILVPCLVHDGIKVWDTLAIAEYLNEVRPEAGLLPKDRKARAHCRAICGEMHSGFSSLRSALPMNLKAHFPGFKVWARAQSDIDRIVTIWRECLEEYGGPYLFGERSAADAMYAPVVTRFVTYDVQLDADIVAYGQRILALTEMQQWIAEAQLEVDEIDELDVEF from the coding sequence ATGACTGCCACTACGCTGACGATCAGCAGCCGGAACTATTCCTCGTGGTCGCTGCGCGGCTGGCTGCTGGCGAAGTTCAGTGGCTTGCCGTTTGAAGAGATCGTGATGCCTGTTGATGATCCCGCTGCGCGGGCTGAGTTGCTGCTGCTGTCGCCCTCTATTCTCGTGCCGTGTCTTGTGCATGATGGCATTAAGGTGTGGGACACGTTGGCTATCGCTGAGTATCTGAACGAAGTGCGGCCTGAAGCTGGGCTGTTGCCGAAGGATCGTAAGGCGCGCGCGCATTGCCGTGCGATATGCGGTGAGATGCATTCGGGATTCAGTTCTTTGCGTTCGGCGTTGCCGATGAACCTGAAAGCGCACTTTCCGGGCTTTAAGGTGTGGGCGCGGGCGCAGTCGGATATTGATCGTATTGTGACGATCTGGCGTGAGTGTCTTGAAGAATACGGTGGGCCGTATCTGTTCGGCGAGCGTAGCGCTGCGGATGCGATGTATGCGCCTGTTGTTACGCGCTTTGTCACTTATGATGTGCAGCTCGATGCCGATATCGTTGCTTATGGGCAGAGGATTCTTGCGCTGACTGAGATGCAGCAGTGGATCGCTGAAGCGCAGTTGGAAGTCGATGAGATCGACGAGCTTGATGTTGAGTTTTAG